The genome window CCGCTCATGAAACGCACCGGCTACAAGGCCGAATTTGCCGGAGCCGTTGAGGCCGTGGCCTCCACCGGCGGGCAGTTCGCCCCGCCCATCATGGGCGCGGTCGGCTTCATCATGGCGGAATTTCTCGGGGTTCCGTACACCACGGTCATGCTGGCGGCCGCCATCCCGGCCTTTTTGTACTATCTCGCGCTCATCATGGCCGTGCATTTTGAAGCGAAAAAACTCGGCCTGAAGGGACTCTCCAAAGAAAACATCCCGGACGCCATGCTGGTCATCCGCGAGCGCGGGCATCTCATCATCCCGCTCGTCGTGCTGATGGCGGTGCTGTTCCTCGGCTACACGCCGCTGTACGCCGCCAGCATTTCCATTGCCAGCACGGTCGTTGCGTCCTGGCTTTCCCCCAGGACCCGGATGAGCCTTTCCTCCATCATCAAAGCGTTGGACGAGGGCGCGCGCGGGGCTGTCGGCGTGGGCGCGGCCTGCGTCATCATCGGGGTCATCATCGGCACTGTTTCCCTCACAAGCCTGGGGCTGACCTTCGGCTACGAGGTCTTGAAGTTCGTCAAGGAAGGCCAGCTCTACCTCGGCGGGGTCTTCGTCATGCTCATGAGCGTGGTGCTGGGCATGGGCGTCCCGGGCGTGGCCGCCTACGTCATCGTCGCGGCCGTGGCCGTGCCGGTTCTGATAAACGTCGGGGCGTCTCCCCTGGCGGCGCACATGTTTTGTCTTTTTTACGCCTGTTTGTCGAACATCACCCCGCCCGTGGCCATGTCTTCCTATGTCGCGGCCGGGATAGCGCGGTCCAACCAGACAAAGACCTCCCTCATCGCGGTACGGCTCGGGCTGGCCGGGTTTATCCTGCCCTTTTTCTTTCTGGACAATCCCCTGCTGTTGTACGATTCTACGCATGGCGCCCTGCGCACAGTCTGGGCCATCATCTCCGCGTCCATCGGCATGGGGGCTCTGGCCGCCGCGCTTGAGGGCTGGCTCTGGGGGCGATGCAACCCGGTGATGCGCCTCTTCCTTTTCATCACCGCCGGCCTTGCCGTCCATCCGGGCCTGTTGTCCGACGCCGTGGGGCTGGCCCTTTTCGTTCTTGTGTTTTTCTGGAGCCGCGCGGTCAACCGCGACCGCCCGGCGGAAGATTCGTAACGCACTTTGCACTATCCAGGAGAGAACTGTATGAAACGCCGGATTCTTTCACTCGCCCTTGCGCTTCTCATGGCGGCGGCAGCGCCCGCGGCCCTGGCGGCGAACAAAATCAACCTCAGTTTCCCGACGGCGGCCACCACCGGCGCGCTCTACCCCCTCGGCGCCGGGATCGCCAACCTCTGGAACACCAAACTGGACACCGTCAACGCCCGCGTGCAGGCTTCCAACGGCGGCATCCAAAACCTGAACCTGCTCAAGTCCAAGGACGCCCAGGTTTCCTTCGCGGTTTCGAGCATTACGTACGAAGCCCTGCACGGCCTGCGCGGCTTCAAGGACCGCGAGTACAAGGACGTGCGCGTCCTGGCGGGCCTGTATTACAACCCCAACCAGGTCGTTGCCCGCGGCGAGGCGGATGTGAACGCCCTCGCGGACTTCAAGGGCAAGCGTTTCGCTCCCGGCGCCGCAGGCGGCACCACGGAAGTGGAATCCCGGGTGCACTTCACCGCCGCCGGATTGAAGTACCCGGACGACATCAAGGCCCAGTTCGTGGGCTTCACCGAATCCATCGACCTCATGCGCAACAAGCAGCTTGACGGCGCCTGGATCATGGCCGGCATGCCCACGGCGGCCGTTACGGAAATGTGCTCCACCGCCGGCGGGAAGCTTGTGCCCATCAACGACGAGATCATCAAGAAGCTCCAGGCCGAGTATCCCTGGTACTCCAAATTCACCATCCCGGCCGGAACGTACGACAACCAGAAGGAAGACGTGCAGACGACCGCCGTCAAGATGCTGCTCCTCACGGACGCCTCCATGCCCGACGACCTGGTTTACTCCCTGGCGAAGTCCTTCTGGGAAAACCTGCCGGAGCTGACCAAGGCCCACGCCGTCATGAAGACCGTGACCCCGGACATGGCGGTCAAGGACCTGGCGGGTATTCCTCTGCATCCCGGCGCGGAAAAGTATTATAAAGAAGCGGGCCTTTTGAAGTAACGCCCGGACCGTTGTGAAAATGACGCGGCCCGCCGGTTTTTACGGCGGGCCGCTTTGCGTTCCATGCGGCCCAACGGTTTGCCGTATCTGGCAAAAATAGCAAAAAACAGGTACAAGAATAAAAATTTTCCGCACGCCGCAATGGGAGCTCCTCATGTACGATATTGACAAGCAAGCCTTTATCGCTATTTCCGGCAACGCCCCGGTCTGCCTGATTCCCAAAATGGCCAACCGCCACGGCCTTATCACCGGCGCGACCGGCACGGGCAAAACCGTGACGCTGCAAACCATGGCGGAGACGTTCAGCCAGATGGGCGTGCCGGTCTTCGCGGCCGACGTCAAGGGCGACCTTTCCGGGGTTGCCGCGAAAGGCGGGAACAAACAGAGCGTGGTGGACCGCGTGGCCCAATACGGGCTGGAATCCAAAGGCTTCGCGTTCCAATCCTTCCCCGTGCAGTTCTGGGACGTGTTCGGCGAATCCGGCGCTCCCGTGCGGGCGACCGTCTCGGACATGGGCCCGCTGCTCCTCAGCCGCCTTCTGACCCTGAACGACACCCAGTCCTCCGTGCTGACCCTGCTCTTCAAGATCGCCCAGGACGAGAACCTCGCCCTCATCGACCTCAAGGACATGCAAAAAATCGTGGAGTACGTGGCCGACAGCGCGGACAAGTACACCACCACCTACGGCAATATCGCGACCGCAAGCCTGGGGGCCATCCAGCGCGGCATCGTGGCGCTGGGCCACGACGGGGCGGACCGGTTTTTCGGCGAGCCGGCGCTCAATATCGACGACCTCATCCAGACGGACGGCGAGAAGGGCGTCATCAACATCCTGGCGGCGGACAAGCTCATGCAGTCCCCCAAGGTCTACACGACCTTCCTGCTCTGGCTCATGAACAAGCTGTTCGACGTGCTGCCGGAAGTGGGCGACAGGGACAAACCCAAGCTGGTCTTCTTTTTTGACGAGGCCCACCTCGTCTTTAACGACGCGCCCAAAGCCCTGGTGGAAAAGATCGAGCAGGTCGTGCGGCTCATCCGCTCCAAGGGCGTGGGCATTTACTTCATCTCCCAGACCCCGTCGGACATGCCCGATTCCGTTTTGAGCCAGCTCGGCAACCGGGTGCAGCACGCGCTCCGCGCCTATACTCCCAAGGACCAGAAGGCCCTCAAGGCCGCGGCCCAGTCCTTCCGGGCCAACCCGGCCTTTGATACGGAAAAGGCCATCAGCGAACTGGGCACCGGCGAGGCCCTGCTTTCCTTCCTCGACGCAAAAGGCGCGCCTATCCCGGTGGAGCGCGGGTTCATCCTGCCGCCCCAGGGGCAGATAGGCCCGCTGGACGGTGCCGCGCGCGAGCAGATGGTGAAAGGATCCCTCCTCTACCGCCACTATGCCGAAGCCAAGGACCGCGAGTCCGCCTTTGAGATCATTTCAAAGCAGCAAGAGGACGCGCGGAACGCCAAGGAAGACGCCGCGCGGCAAAAAGAGGACGAAATCCGGCGCAAGGAAGAGGAAAAAGAGGCGGCCAAGCGCCAGAAAGAAGAGGAAAAGATCCGCAAGGAAGAAGAGAAAATCCGTTCCGCCCAGGAAAAGGAAGTCCGGCGCGAGTCCGAGCAGCAGAAAAAATTCTGGATCAATACCGCCAAGTCGGTTTTCGTGCCCCTGGTCCGGCAGGCGTTGGGGTCGCTGTTCAAAAGAAGATAACATGAAGGGGGAAGCGGTATGCTACGCTTCCCCCCTTCATTGTCCGGCCTTTACTCCTCCGGCTCGGCCAGGCCGACGAGGTCGTACACCCGCGACTCCACAATATCGGCCCTGACCATTCTCCCGGCGGCCACGCCCGGCCCGCTGATGTAGGTCAGCCCGTCGATTTCCGGCGCCTGGAACCAGGCCCTGCCGGTGAACAACCCCGGCCATTCCGGATGCGGGGCGTCCACGAGGATATCCATGCTCTCGCCCACGAAATCTTCCAAAAGCTCCTCGCTGGTCCCGGCCTGCAACTCCATGAGCGCGGCGCGGCGCTCTTCCTTGACCGCATCGGGCACCTGATCCGGCATGGCGGCCGCCGCGGTTCCGGCTTCCGCCTGGTAGGCGAACACCCCGAGGTGTAAAAACCGCGTCCGTTCGACAAAATCGTACAGGGTTTTGAAGTGCGCGTCGGTTTCTCCCGGGAATCCCACTATAATACTTGTGCGGAGCGCGGCCTCGGGGAAGAATTCCCGTACGCGGTCGAGCGCCTTTTCCGGGTCGCGGGCAAAGGGCCTGCCCATGCGCGCGAGCACGTCCGGATGGGCGTGCTGCACCGGGACGTCGAAATACGGCACAAAGGGCCTGCCCACGTCCCGCAGGAACGTGAGAAACTCCCGGGAAAGACCCGCCGGGTACATGTACAGGATGCGCAGCCAGTCCAGGCCTTTCAGAGGCAGGAGCCGCTCCATGAGCGCCATGAGGCCCTTTTCGCCAGGTAAATCCTTGGGCAAATCCTTGCCCCAGGCCGTGGTATCCTGGGCCACCAGGATCAGTTCGCGCGCGCCGAGGCCGAGAAGCTCCGCGGCTTCCCGGACGAGCACGTCCTGCGGCGTGCTGTGAAACTTCCCGCGGATGAAGGGAATGGTGCAAAAGGAGCAGGTGTGGTCGCAGCCGTCGCTGATCTTGAGCCAGGCGTACGAGGGACCGGTGGACAGAAACCGCGTTCCGGCGCATTGTCCGGAAACGTCGATACCGTGCGCGGCCATGGCGGCGCGCAGCGTTTCCGGCCAGGAGTCAAGTGCCCGGTTGTCGAGCCAGAGATCGACCTCCGGCAGCTCCGGCGCGAGCTCGGCCGCGCCGTACCGCCCCACGAGGCAGCCGGCAACGGCCAGCAGCGGCTTGGGCCGCAGGTCGCCGGCATCCACAATGGATTCCGCTATCACGGACACGGATTCGCGGATGGCGGGATCAATGAAGGCGCAGGTGTTGATGATGACGCAATCGGCGGCATCCATGGATTCCACTACTGTCATGTTCGGAATTGACGCAAGAAGGCGTTCGGTGTCCACTCTGTTTTTCGGGCAGCCGAGGCTGACGGAATAGATATTTGCCATGAAAGACTCTGATGGTATAACAACCGGTAATGCTGGGCTGTGCCGCAGCGCTCCAAAAAAACGTAGTTTATGACGGGAGGTTTTCCCATGCAACTGCAAATTACGCCCGGCGGGCCGGACAATGTTCTTTTCAACAACCTCATCGATCAGTTTGAAGAGGATATCGTTCTTGTCGATACGGCGGGGAACATTCTGAATCTGAACAAAAGCCTGCTGGACCTTTGGGGCGGCAAACGCGAGGACTATATCGGCAAGAACTGCGAGACCCTGCAGCAAACGGGTCCCGTCTGCCTGAACACCCAGTTCTTTTTCGACCGGGTCATGGAAGAAGGGCGCCGGATCACGGAGACGTACACGGACGTCACCGAGGACGGCCGGATGAATTATTACCACGTCAACGTTTTTCCCCTGCGGGATGAAAACGGGGAAATCTGCCGGTTGGTTCTCACCCGCCGGAACACCACCGCGGAAATGCAGATTGAGCAACGGTTGTACCAGTCGCAAAAAATGGCGGCCATCGGGGAACTGTCCACGTACATCGCCCATGAGATCCGCAACCCGCTCTTCGCCATCGGCGGGTTCGCCAACGCACTGTTGCGCATCCAGTCGCTGGATGAATCCGCCCGGGAAAAGGCGCGTATCATCCTGGAGGAATCCCAGCGGCTCGACGATATCCTGAAAAGCATCATCAACTTCGCCCGCCCTACGGAGCAGGCCCTCGGCGCCGTGGACGTCAACGAGCTCGCGGCCCAGACCGTGGAACTCATGGGGTTCGGCACGGAAAAGAACATCACCATCAAGCTGCAGATCGCCGAGCATATTCCCCACGTTCACGGCAACGCGGAAATGCTCAAACAGTGCCTGATAAATCTTATCAAAAACGCCCAGGAAGCCATGGAGGAAGGCGTCATCGACGTGCGCACGCGCTACGTCGACGGCATCGTGTACCTGGAAGTGGGCGACAACGGGCCCGGCATCCCGCAGGAGTTGCAGGAGAAGATCTTCAGCCCGTTTTTCAGCACCAAGGACAAAGGCTCGGGGCTCGGCCTGGCCATGACGAGAAAAATCATCAATGAAATCGGCGGCAAACTTCTGCTGCACAGCCAGGTCGGGCACGGAACGCTTGTGACCATGGCTCTGCGCCCGGTACTGGCCGTGGAAGACGAAGAAACGCTCATACCCGGAGAAAAAAAGTGACCCCAACAGTCGTTCTGGCCAGCCGGAACAAGGGAAAAATCAAGGAACTGGCAGTGCTGCTCCAGCCTTTCGGCGTAACGGTCGAGGGGTTGGATGCGTTCCCCGCTGTCGGCGAGATAGAGGAAACCGGCGCGACCTTCGCGGAAAACTCCCTGCTGAAAGCCGCGACAGTCAGTAAACTCACGGGCCACATCGCCGTCGCGGATGACTCCGGCCTGGTGGTGGACGCGCTCGGCGGCGAACCCGGCGTCTATTCCGCCCGGTACAGCGAAGAACCGGGCCGCCCCGCCACGGACGAACGCAACACCGAAAAAGTGCTGGAAAAAACCAGGGACGTGCCGGACGGGAGCCGGACCGTGCGGTTCGTCAGCGTCATGGCGGCCGCCGCCCCGGACGGACGGCACATCCTGGCCGAAGGGCGCTGGGAAGGCATTCTGGCCCGCAAACCTTCCGGGACGAACGGTTTCGGCTACGACCCGGTGTTTTTTGACCCGGAAACGGGCCAAACCGCCGCCCAAATGGAACCGGCCCAGAAAAACGCCCGCAGCCACAGGGCCAAAGCCTGCCAAAAGCTGCTCGAACTGTGGCCTGCCTTCTGGAAAAAAACCGGCGGGCAAACGGCATAACGACGCCCGGCCCGACCGGGAACACCGCCATGCACCCCGCGCGGGAGAGGATCACCCCTCCCCCGCGCGGCGCCTTTCGCTTAATTCTTGCGCGCGAGAACGATAATGCCGCAGGCCGGAATGGCCACGTTCATGGTCCCTTCATTGCTGTCCACATGCTCGTTGTTGCCGCCGCCGGGCCCGCCGTAAATGGGGGCCTCGCTGTTGAGCACCTCGACCCAGGTTTTCCCTTTCAGATTCCTGTGCGAGAACACATACCCGCCGTCATAGGGGGTATTGCTCAAACTGGCCACGATGACGAACTCCTGGGCCCCGAGCCAGCGGTGCCAGACCAGAACACGGCTCTGGTTGTGCGCCTTCAGAACGGCGATGTTGGCGGAATGCAGGGCCGGATTTTCCCGCCGCAGCCGGATGATGTCCTGGTAAAAACGGAACATGGGGCCGCCGGAACTTTCCCGCAGGGCTTTGAAATCCTCGCGGTGCTCCAGAAAGTCGCCGTGCCGGTAGGGCTCGCGGGCGCACACCTCCTCACCCATGAAAAACATGGGCGTGCCGGCGGAAAACAGCGTCATCCCGGCCACCACGCGGCACCGCGCCTCGCCCCAGGCCCGGGTGTTGTCGAACAGCATGCCGTTGACCGCCACCTCGATATTCCGGGCCGAACGTTCCGAATTGCCCGACTCGTCGTGGGATTCGTGGTACACAACATGGCCGGGACTGCCCAGCAGCATGCCCGCCATGACGTTCATCCGCAGCGGGCTTGCCGTGCCGTACCCTGCGTTGCGCAAAAGATGCGCCTTGGCGCTGTCCTGGTCCGCGTCGCCGATGAGCTGGTGGTACCACTCGGACCACCAGGAGGCGGTAAACCCCACCCCGCCGAGCATCTGCTCCCGCGCCAGCATATTCCAGCCGCTGTGGTCCTCCGCCAGCAGAAACACGCCCGGCTTGAACAAACGGAGCGTGCGCGCCCACTCGCGCATGAAGCGGATGCCGCTTTCGTTGGCTTCCGGCACGGGGCTGCCGTCCTTATGCAACACGTTGAAGCTGTGCAGCGCCTGGGTCAGGTCCATGCGGAACCCGTCCACATGGTAGTCCAGCAGCATGGCGGCGGCGCTGCCGATCAGCATGGCGCGCACCATTTCCTCGCCCACGTTGGGCAGATAGCCGGTGGAATAGTTGTCGCAATAGCCGCCTTCCGGGAAATCCTCCGGATAGTCTTCCTGTTTACCCTTGTAATAGTAGTACATGTTGTGATCGTGGCGGGTGGTGTCATACATCCAGTGGACGCGTTCGCTGTCCGGGGAATAGTGGTTGTACACCACGTCCACAATCACGGCGATGCCCCGGCGGTGGCATTCGCGCACGAAACGCTTGAACAGGTCCTGCCCTTCCCTGTCGTATTTGATGGCATGAAAGTGCGTGCTGCCGTAGCCCCAGCCCGCCGTATCCTCAAACTCGCTCATGGGGAGCAGTTCCACGGCGTTGACGCCGAGGTCCGTCAGGTAATCGAGCATGCCCATGGCGTGGCGCAGGGTTCCCGGCCCTGCCTGCCCTTCTTGTGGCCCGGTCCACAGCCCCGCGATATGCATTTCGTAGATGATGAGGTCTTCCAGTTGCGAGGGCACGGGAGCCAGCGGCGAAAATTCATGCGCCCAGAACGTTTCAGCATCAACCCATGCGTCTGCCTCGTCCGCTCCGCCGCCCTGGTTGACCGAATCGGGATTCTTGACCACCGAGCAGCTCTTGGTGCTCTCCAGGTCATCGAGTTTCCCGTTCCACCCGCCCTCTTCCGGGTTGACGGTTCCCTTCCCGGCCTGGCAGCGCGAGTAAAGATCCGTGCGAAACGCGACGGAGCCGTCCTCCCGGGTTATTCTGAACATGTACCGCGCGTGCTCCAGCCGGGTGTAATCGGTCAGGGCCGGATCGTCCGGGCTCGTCGCCCAGATGCCGGAAGCGTCGCGGGTCATGGCGAAGCTCTCGCCCGCGCCTTTGCCGTTGTTCCAGATATAGCCGTCGCCGTTGCCCGACTCGATGACGGTTTCCACCTTTTGCGCGTGCGGGGCCCAGACGGAGAACCGGATACCCGGCGCCTCCCCTTCCTTCCGGTAATATTTGTTGGCCCCCAGGTACCGCCCGCCGGCCAGGCAGTAAGATTGCGCGCCGCCTTTGGCGTCCAGCGTGAAGGCGCGGTGCAGCTCGGACGAGGCGAACGGCCCGTATTCCGCCGCGATGCCCCAGAGATCGACCCGGCCGGGCGCGTTGACGATGACCCCCCAGAAAAATTCCTTGCCCGCCTCTTCGTTGGCGAAGGACACCGTCGCCCTGTACGCGAGGCAGCCGTGATTGTCCCGGAACGCGTCCATGGGCAGGATGCGCCACTCGCCGCTTTGGCGGCCTTCGGCGGACCAGTTGCCCGTCAGCCTGACTGTATTGAAAAGTTCCCGCACCGTTCCGGTGTGGTAGGTGAATGTCACTTCCGGCATGCCGTTCCTCCTGATTATTATTTTCGCCTACGGTAACACAGCCGGGACGCCGTTTCCATTAGTATCGCCATTCGTATCGAAAACCCCGCGCTTCTTTCGATAACGGCGGCCGGGCGCTCCGGCCGCCGTTATCGGTATAAACACGGTGTTACTTTTTCACGACAAGCCTGTTGTCGACAGCCTTGACGCCCTTCACTTCCCTGGCCACTTTTTCGGCCAGCCCGATCTGGGCCTTGTCGTCCACATCACCCATCAGGGTGACCGTGCCGTCAACCGTGACGACCTTGATGTCAAGGGAATCAAGCCCTTTCTGGCCGACGAACTTGCCCTTGACCTTGGTCGTGACCGCGGCGTCATCCATGTATTCGCCGGCGCTCTGCTGGTCCTCCTGCTTCTGAAGGCGATTCATGGTGGCCTCGTCCTTTTCCTCCTGGGTCGTGCTTCCGTCCTGTACGTTTTTCATTTTTTTCTCCGTTGCATCGCGGACTTCCCGAGCTTTCTGCTTGGCGTCGTCGCGGATTTCCTGCGTCTTTTCCCTGGCGTCGTCGCGGATCTCGCGCGCCTCTTTGCGCGCCTTGTCCGCGGTATCCGCCGGCTCGTCGGCCGCGCTCACGCAAAGGGGCAGGGCCAACATGAAGGCAGCGGCGAAAACCCCTGCTCTCATCATCCGTCTGGTCATGGTAAACCTCCTTGAATTTAAGGCGCGTGACCAACGCGCCTGTTGTTGGAGGCTATGTAAGCACCGCGCCGTGAGCCGTGGAGTATTTAGCCGCTTATCATCATGATTCTATCTATAAACGATTGACCGATTGTATTTGCCGCGCAACGGCAAACGCACAATAGAACCCGGCCGCCCCCGCCGGACGCAACGCACCGGGCGAAACGCAAAAACGCCCGCGGCGAGCCGCGGGCGGAAAAGGTCCGGAGAAAAAGGCGGGAAGCGTTACGCGGAACCGCCGGAGAGCGGCTTGCCGCCGGGCCTGGCGAACCAGCGCTCCAGCGTCGCGTAGAGCGTATCGACCTCAATGGGTTTGCTCAGGTGGTCGTTCATGCCCGCGGCAAGGCAGCGCTCGCGTTCGCTGACCATGGCGTGGGCCGTCATGGCGATGATGGGCAGACCGGCGTTATGGGGATATTCCCTGGCGCGCCGCGTGGCTTCGTGCCCGTCCATGACGGGCATTTGCACGTCCATCAGCACGAGGTCGAACCCGTGATGGGGTTTGGAGAGGATGTCAACCGCGATTCTGCCGTTGTCGGCCTTGATGACGATGATGCCGACCCCGAGCAGGAGCTCCGAGGCCACATCCTGGTTGATGGGGTTGTCTTCCACCAGCAGCACGCGTTTGCCGGCAAGGACCTCGAGATCGGGTTTATGGGCGGGCGGCGCTTCCCCCGTGCCCTCGCCGTCCCAAAGCCCGAAGCGCGCCGAGAAGGAAAAGGTGGTCCCTCTGCCGGGCGTGCTCTCAAGGGCGATTTCTCCGCCCATGAGCTCGACCAGGAGCTTGGCGATAACGAGGCCGAGCCCCGTGCCCCCGTATTTGCGTGTGGTGGAGGTATCCGCCTGGGAGAAAGCTTTGAAAAGTTTTCTGCTTTCCTCTTCCGTCATGCCGATGCCCGTATCCTTAACCTGGAATTGCAGGAGCAGGCTGGACGCCGTTTTTGACAGGAGGAAAACGTTCAGGGTCACGCTGCCTTTTTCCGTGAACTTGAGGGCGTTGCTCGCCAGGTTGGAGATGACCTGTTCCAGACGGAGCGGGTCGCCCACAAGGTTGCGGGGCACTTCCGGATCGCAGTACACCTCGAAGTGGATATTTTTATCCTTGAAGGGCTGCTGGAAAATGGACCGGATACGCTCAAGGACGTTGGAAAGGTCGAAGAGAACGGATTCCACCGTCATCTTGCCCGCCTCGATCTTGGAAAAATCCAGCACGCTGTTGATGACGCCCAGGAGGAGCTTCCCGGCGGTCTGTATCTTCTCGGCATAGCCGCGCTGTTTGTCCTCCAGCTCCTGCTGGAGCAAAAGATGCGCCATGCCGATGATCGCGTTCATGGGCGTGCGTATTTCATGGCTCATGTTGGCCAGAAATTCCGTTTTGGCGCTGTTCGCCCGTTCCGCCTCGACGCGGAGGCGCTCGGATTCCTTCAGCGAGGCAGCGAGGTTTTCGGAAAGTTCCACGGTTTTCTTGCGGTGGGCTTCCAGTTCCGTTTCATCCCGGAAAAAGACCAGGTTCTGCCCGCTGCCGAGCGCGCAAAAATCGTAAATAAATATCAGAAGGCGGCCGCTTTTCGCGCGGCCGGTGCATTCGCCGCTGGGCCGCGCTGCCGCGAGTTCGGAAAAAAGCCCGTTCAGCGGCAGGATCAGCTCGTCAAGACTCCGCCCCAGAAGCTCGTCTTCCCGATACTCAAAAAGCGTGACCGCCGCCGGGTTGACGTCAATAATGCCCCAGTCCGGGCCGGTCAGCATGACGGCATAGGGCGCGGCGTCCACAAAGACCTTTTTGAGCTCCGATTCCTTGCGTTTGGCCCGCTCCTGCTCTTCCCGCAAGGCCGCGCGGCTGCTGCGCACCGCCATGAGGATCATGAACAGGGCCGCCACGGAGCAGACAAGAAGAAGCCAGTCGCGCGCCCCGCCGAGCTCCGCATGCAGCTCGCTGGAGTTTCTGCGGAAGAGCACCCACCAGGAAGTGGCCATATCGTGAGGGGTCCAGACCGGAGATGCGGCGTAATCATAGGTGCCGGAATCGAGCGAAAGCGTGAAGCTCACGCTTTTGTGCGGGTCCAGGTTCGCGCGGATGGCCTCGCCTTCGGCTCGTGCTTTTTCCGTCAGTATCTTGGCGTGCTCCGGGGTTCCCATGAACAGGCCCCGGTTGTCGATGATCTCGACGCGGCCGGTCCGCCCCATCTGGAAGTTCGTGATGAACTGGCGGTTGAAATGGTCGAGCTTGACGCCGAACCCGAGGGCGGCCAGGAGCTGCCCCTGCCCGTTCCGCACGGGGACCGCCACCATGTAAATGGGCGGCAGCCCCGGGATGGCGTTGGGCTTGGCTTCGCTGATAAAGGCGTAGGAGCCCTCGGCAATGGCCTTGATGTAGCTGAAGGAAAACCCGCCCACCCCGACGCTCTTGTCGCTGATGGAATCCACCAGGGAATAGCCGTTCAGGATGTGGCGCCTGCTCCCGCCGACGGTCAGGGTGATGGCGTCTTCCCCCTCCTGCAGGTAATACATGACGTTAATCAGCGTGAAGTAGGGGAGAACCTTGTGGCTGCGCTCAAGGTAGGCTTTCGCGGCGGCGCGTTTCTCGCCGTCAAGGGGCGACTCGCAGTACTCGATGATTTCGGGCGCGCTGGCGAGCACGTCCGCCAGCTGAACCTGGTCGTTCAGCCACAGCGCCATGGCCGCGGCGACCTGGGTACTGATGTATGAATTGCCTTCCGCGGCCATGGCGCGCCGCTGCCCGTACATTTGGCTATATGCCAGAATGCCGATCGCCGCGACCGATGCCACAATGGCCGCCACGGTAAACACGAGAAAGAATTTCCCGCCGGAACTGAAAAGGCCTTTTTTCATAGATTCTCGATAATACAGAAAATGCGAATAACAATCCACTCTCTGATACAAACAAAATGCCGACCGCCGGCGATTGCCGGAGGCGGCCTTTAACCCCTTGCCGTTTGACCCTGAAAAAAGTACATTACACCGCTTCACATTTTCGCTAGAGCAATTTCTCTTTGAAATTGCTCGGCAGACGCGTAGCGGCTGCCCGCGAAGCGTGTCGTTTATGCTTGTACTCTCACATTATTATTGCGGATACTGGCGTAGTTTTCAAAACTGTTCCAATGCAATTTTAATGGTAATCTGCTCTAGGAAGGACTGTCACAGCCATGAAGTATGATCCGCAGGCCCTTGAGGCCAAATGGCAGAAAACATGG of uncultured delta proteobacterium contains these proteins:
- a CDS encoding conserved membrane hypothetical protein (Evidence 4 : Homologs of previously reported genes of unknown function); translation: MNEHTHPAATLSVSPEITPETPAEEAERRAMALVEEKDSELRVRNFGPRWTLIISAVAVIWAIFQLYATTFSVFDAVRLRVWHILFLLLLSFLMYPAWRKEKRARTAPTVFDALCIGTGFFAFGYMLLYYDTITMRGGFFLPLDYLVASAGVIIVFIMAFRVVGSLAWLALGFLGYCFLGQYIPGAFGHAGFSWNRVMEHMFWGTQGLLGVGVGVSATYIFLFVLFGSFLKYSGFSSFINDISLTLVGRTSGGPAKVAVIASALMGMINGSALANVATTGAITIPLMKRTGYKAEFAGAVEAVASTGGQFAPPIMGAVGFIMAEFLGVPYTTVMLAAAIPAFLYYLALIMAVHFEAKKLGLKGLSKENIPDAMLVIRERGHLIIPLVVLMAVLFLGYTPLYAASISIASTVVASWLSPRTRMSLSSIIKALDEGARGAVGVGAACVIIGVIIGTVSLTSLGLTFGYEVLKFVKEGQLYLGGVFVMLMSVVLGMGVPGVAAYVIVAAVAVPVLINVGASPLAAHMFCLFYACLSNITPPVAMSSYVAAGIARSNQTKTSLIAVRLGLAGFILPFFFLDNPLLLYDSTHGALRTVWAIISASIGMGALAAALEGWLWGRCNPVMRLFLFITAGLAVHPGLLSDAVGLALFVLVFFWSRAVNRDRPAEDS
- a CDS encoding TAXI family TRAP transporter solute receptor codes for the protein MKRRILSLALALLMAAAAPAALAANKINLSFPTAATTGALYPLGAGIANLWNTKLDTVNARVQASNGGIQNLNLLKSKDAQVSFAVSSITYEALHGLRGFKDREYKDVRVLAGLYYNPNQVVARGEADVNALADFKGKRFAPGAAGGTTEVESRVHFTAAGLKYPDDIKAQFVGFTESIDLMRNKQLDGAWIMAGMPTAAVTEMCSTAGGKLVPINDEIIKKLQAEYPWYSKFTIPAGTYDNQKEDVQTTAVKMLLLTDASMPDDLVYSLAKSFWENLPELTKAHAVMKTVTPDMAVKDLAGIPLHPGAEKYYKEAGLLK
- the yjgR gene encoding putative ATPase (Evidence 3 : Function proposed based on presence of conserved amino acid motif, structural feature or limited homology; Product type pe : putative enzyme) → MYDIDKQAFIAISGNAPVCLIPKMANRHGLITGATGTGKTVTLQTMAETFSQMGVPVFAADVKGDLSGVAAKGGNKQSVVDRVAQYGLESKGFAFQSFPVQFWDVFGESGAPVRATVSDMGPLLLSRLLTLNDTQSSVLTLLFKIAQDENLALIDLKDMQKIVEYVADSADKYTTTYGNIATASLGAIQRGIVALGHDGADRFFGEPALNIDDLIQTDGEKGVINILAADKLMQSPKVYTTFLLWLMNKLFDVLPEVGDRDKPKLVFFFDEAHLVFNDAPKALVEKIEQVVRLIRSKGVGIYFISQTPSDMPDSVLSQLGNRVQHALRAYTPKDQKALKAAAQSFRANPAFDTEKAISELGTGEALLSFLDAKGAPIPVERGFILPPQGQIGPLDGAAREQMVKGSLLYRHYAEAKDRESAFEIISKQQEDARNAKEDAARQKEDEIRRKEEEKEAAKRQKEEEKIRKEEEKIRSAQEKEVRRESEQQKKFWINTAKSVFVPLVRQALGSLFKRR
- the rimO gene encoding Ribosomal protein S12 methylthiotransferase RimO, with translation MANIYSVSLGCPKNRVDTERLLASIPNMTVVESMDAADCVIINTCAFIDPAIRESVSVIAESIVDAGDLRPKPLLAVAGCLVGRYGAAELAPELPEVDLWLDNRALDSWPETLRAAMAAHGIDVSGQCAGTRFLSTGPSYAWLKISDGCDHTCSFCTIPFIRGKFHSTPQDVLVREAAELLGLGARELILVAQDTTAWGKDLPKDLPGEKGLMALMERLLPLKGLDWLRILYMYPAGLSREFLTFLRDVGRPFVPYFDVPVQHAHPDVLARMGRPFARDPEKALDRVREFFPEAALRTSIIVGFPGETDAHFKTLYDFVERTRFLHLGVFAYQAEAGTAAAAMPDQVPDAVKEERRAALMELQAGTSEELLEDFVGESMDILVDAPHPEWPGLFTGRAWFQAPEIDGLTYISGPGVAAGRMVRADIVESRVYDLVGLAEPEE